Proteins encoded in a region of the Pelobates fuscus isolate aPelFus1 chromosome 11, aPelFus1.pri, whole genome shotgun sequence genome:
- the LOC134578119 gene encoding trans-1,2-dihydrobenzene-1,2-diol dehydrogenase-like, translating into MATKWGICAAGKICNDFLVALQTLPAEDHQAVAVASRDLKRAKDFARTHNIHKVYGSYEELAKDPNIDVIYVGVLHTVHLDVVLMFMENRKNVVCEKPLAMNSAEVKELTSAARQNNVFFMEAMWSRFFPVYEQIRTLLSQKAIGDVKVLRAEFGSNQYHVPRAVQKELGGGALLDIGCYCIQFALMVFNGERPESITAKGFLYETGVDETVTIILQYPGKRQAILTSTIMVAMPNQAAICGSKGMIQVPSCMWCPTSIIVNGKETKYSLPPSTKAMHFTNSTGLSYEAEHVRQCLLKGLKQSPLMTWADSELLASIMEDVRTQLGVTFPQDRT; encoded by the exons ATGGCAACAAAATGGGGTATCTGTGCTGCAGGAAAAATATGCAATGACTTCTTAGTAGCATTGCAGACTCTGCCAGCAGAGGATCATCAG GCTGTAGCTGTGGCATCAAGAGATTTGAAACGAGCAAAAGACTTCGCTCGAACTCATAACATTCACAAAGTCTATGGTTCTTATGAAGAGCTTGCCAAAGATCCCAACATTG ATGTTATCTATGTTGGCGTCCTCCATACAGTCCATCTAGATGTAGTTCTAATGTTCATGGAGAACAGAAAAAATGTGGTATGTGAAAAGCCACTGGCCATGAACTCTGCAGAAGTCAAGGAACTCACCTCGGCTGCTCggcaaaataatgtattttttatggaG GCTATGTGGAGCCGTTTCTTTCCGGTGTATGAGCAAATCCGCACACTCTTATCTCAGAAGGCAATTGGAGATGTGAAAGTTTTAAGGGCAGAATTTGGTTCCAACCAGTATCATGTACCACGGGCGGTGCAGAAGGAGCTTGGAGGTGGTGCTCTCCTTGACATTGGGTGTTATTGTATTCAGTTTGCATTAATGGTATTTAACGGGGAACGGCCAGAGTCTATCACAGCAAAAGGCTTTCTTTATGAGACTG GAGTCGATGAAACTGTAACCATAATCCTTCAATATCCTGGGAAACGTCAGGCCATTCTCACTTCTACCATCATGGTCGCAATGCCAAATCAGGCTGCCATATGTGGCTCTAAAGGAATGATACAG GTTCCGTCATGCATGTGGTGCCCAACGTCCATCATCGTCAATGGAAAAGAAACTAAATACTCTCTCCCTCCTTCTACAAAAGCCATGCATTTTACCAACAGCACAGGGCTGAGTTATGAAGCAGAACATGTGCGTCAATGCCTATTGAAAG GATTGAAGCAAAGTCCACTCATGACTTGGGCAGACAGTGAGCTCTTGGCCAGCATCATGGAAGACGTTCGCACACAACTCGGAGTTACATTCCCTCAGGACAGAACTTGA